The Mucilaginibacter terrenus genome has a segment encoding these proteins:
- a CDS encoding efflux RND transporter permease subunit, translated as MIADTFIRRPVTAIVISLVIVIVGILSILSLPIGQYPEITPPTVQVTGNYTGADALTVEQTVATPVEVQVNGTPGMTYLQSNSTSNGAMSMTVNFEVGTDINIAALDVQNRVGIAQPTLPQEVQRLGLIVRKRNPSILMLVAMFSPKGTHDVTFVDNYTNVFIKDALLRTKGVGDVFTRADDFSMRIWLKPDKLAALNMTAADVTQSLQEQNAQVAAGTVGATPQMKGQTFEYTVLVKGRLTSKAEFENIVVKTRPENGAVVHLKDVARVELGKFNYSGNSFVDGKRASYLLIYQAPGSNAIETANNVVATMKQLKATFPADVDFVVPFESVTVVKVSLEEVIETLVIALALVIVVVFLFLQNWRTTLIPVLAIPVSIVGTFIFFIPLHFTINTLTLFGFVLAIGIVVDDAIVVVEAVQHYMDEKGMDPREATEHAMRDISAPVIAIALILAAVFVPVGFVPGIVGRLYQQFAITIAISVLISAFVALSLTPALCILLLRPHKIDENSTGINKLFYKFNLWFDRVTGRYRNAVDKGIKHSKFVIVILICVVVGTVLLFKGKPSGFIPLEDEGRVYVTYDLPEGSSTERTVAVLHEMMDTLKTVGAINHFAALGGLNAVNFATKSNSATIFVQLKPWEERKDEKDQLNGVIATIQKKLLKFKEASVVVISPPAIPGLGNTGGFSFILQEKEAGGDIKNFEKVLNTFVGAVNQRPEIAKAFSFFGAHTPAYQLTIDREKAKKLGVAISDINNALQTYMGSAYVNDFTIYGRNFRVLTQADTNYRTSIQNIGQYFVRNSQGSMVPLSTLTSYKVIENAPLISHYNLFRSAEINGATKPGYSSGDAIKALQEVAAQTLPQGYGYEFSGLSREEILSGSKTIYIFALSIGFVFLFLAALYESWSVPFSVLLAVPLGAFGAILFLSFSSTLTNNVYAQIGLITLIGLAAKNAILIVEFAKERVDRGMELEKATLEAVRLRLRPIIMTSLAFILGVLPLLFASGAGAEARKTIGFTVFGGMLTATSLAIFIVPVLFYLITKVAYGKEKLAELEKNYDPDAEENH; from the coding sequence ATGATCGCAGACACCTTTATACGACGCCCAGTAACCGCCATTGTAATATCACTGGTGATAGTTATCGTGGGCATCCTTTCTATCCTGAGCCTGCCGATAGGGCAGTACCCGGAAATTACACCACCTACAGTACAGGTTACCGGTAACTACACCGGTGCCGACGCGTTAACAGTAGAGCAAACCGTTGCTACACCTGTAGAGGTGCAGGTGAATGGTACCCCCGGCATGACCTACCTGCAAAGTAACAGCACCAGCAACGGTGCCATGAGCATGACGGTTAACTTTGAAGTAGGTACTGACATTAATATAGCAGCGCTTGACGTACAAAACCGTGTGGGTATTGCACAGCCAACGCTGCCGCAGGAAGTACAGCGACTTGGTTTGATCGTGCGTAAACGTAATCCAAGCATCCTGATGCTGGTTGCCATGTTTTCGCCTAAGGGCACACACGATGTAACTTTTGTAGATAACTATACCAACGTATTTATTAAAGACGCTTTGCTGCGTACTAAAGGCGTGGGTGACGTGTTTACCCGTGCAGACGACTTTAGTATGCGTATCTGGCTGAAGCCCGATAAACTGGCGGCACTCAACATGACTGCTGCTGATGTTACGCAATCATTGCAAGAGCAAAACGCCCAGGTTGCCGCTGGTACCGTTGGTGCTACACCACAAATGAAGGGGCAAACGTTTGAGTATACCGTTCTTGTAAAAGGCCGTTTAACCAGCAAAGCCGAGTTTGAGAACATAGTCGTAAAAACCCGCCCTGAAAACGGCGCGGTAGTCCACCTGAAAGATGTGGCGCGTGTGGAACTTGGTAAATTTAATTACTCCGGTAACTCATTTGTTGACGGTAAACGTGCCTCGTACCTGCTTATATACCAGGCGCCAGGTAGTAACGCTATCGAAACAGCAAACAATGTTGTGGCTACTATGAAGCAACTAAAAGCTACATTCCCTGCGGATGTGGACTTCGTAGTACCTTTCGAGTCGGTAACAGTGGTAAAGGTTTCATTGGAAGAAGTAATTGAAACCTTAGTTATCGCGCTGGCGCTGGTAATTGTGGTGGTATTCCTGTTCTTGCAGAACTGGCGTACAACACTTATACCTGTACTGGCTATTCCGGTATCGATAGTTGGTACGTTCATCTTTTTTATTCCGCTACACTTTACTATTAATACGCTAACGTTGTTTGGCTTCGTACTCGCAATAGGTATTGTGGTGGATGACGCCATCGTGGTGGTGGAAGCAGTTCAGCACTACATGGATGAAAAGGGGATGGATCCGCGTGAAGCTACAGAACACGCCATGCGAGATATATCCGCTCCAGTTATTGCTATTGCGCTCATCCTCGCGGCAGTGTTTGTGCCGGTTGGTTTTGTGCCGGGTATAGTAGGAAGGTTATATCAGCAGTTCGCAATTACCATTGCTATCTCTGTATTGATATCTGCTTTTGTCGCTTTATCACTTACCCCAGCGTTGTGTATTTTGCTGCTTCGTCCACATAAAATAGATGAGAATTCTACCGGTATCAACAAGTTATTTTACAAGTTCAACTTATGGTTTGATAGGGTTACCGGTCGTTACCGTAATGCTGTTGATAAAGGTATTAAGCACTCGAAGTTTGTTATCGTTATATTGATATGCGTGGTGGTAGGTACAGTGTTATTGTTTAAAGGTAAACCATCCGGCTTTATCCCGTTGGAGGATGAGGGCCGTGTTTATGTAACTTACGACTTGCCTGAAGGTTCATCTACCGAACGTACTGTAGCTGTATTACACGAAATGATGGACACGCTGAAGACAGTAGGAGCTATAAACCACTTTGCAGCCTTAGGCGGTTTGAACGCGGTTAACTTTGCAACAAAGTCTAACAGTGCTACCATATTTGTGCAGCTGAAGCCATGGGAAGAGCGTAAAGATGAAAAAGATCAGCTGAATGGGGTGATTGCAACTATCCAGAAGAAGCTGCTGAAATTTAAAGAGGCCAGCGTTGTAGTTATCTCTCCTCCGGCGATACCTGGTTTAGGTAACACAGGTGGTTTCTCGTTCATCCTGCAGGAAAAAGAAGCAGGCGGCGATATCAAGAATTTCGAGAAGGTGCTTAACACGTTCGTAGGTGCCGTGAACCAACGACCGGAGATAGCCAAGGCTTTCTCTTTCTTTGGTGCGCATACACCTGCTTATCAACTCACTATCGACAGGGAGAAAGCTAAAAAGCTGGGGGTAGCAATATCAGACATCAACAATGCCCTGCAAACGTATATGGGTAGTGCTTACGTAAACGACTTCACTATTTACGGCCGTAACTTCCGCGTGCTTACACAGGCGGATACAAATTATCGTACCAGTATACAAAACATAGGGCAGTATTTTGTGCGTAACTCGCAGGGAAGCATGGTGCCGCTAAGTACGCTTACCTCTTACAAGGTTATTGAGAATGCACCTTTGATATCGCACTACAACTTGTTCCGTTCTGCGGAGATAAACGGTGCAACAAAACCTGGGTATAGCTCGGGTGACGCTATTAAGGCGTTACAGGAAGTTGCAGCGCAAACGCTGCCTCAGGGCTACGGGTACGAGTTCTCCGGTTTGAGCCGTGAGGAGATCCTGTCAGGATCTAAAACAATATACATATTTGCTTTATCTATCGGGTTTGTATTCCTGTTCCTGGCTGCGTTGTATGAAAGCTGGTCGGTTCCGTTCTCGGTACTGCTTGCCGTGCCGCTTGGTGCCTTTGGTGCCATATTATTTTTATCATTTAGTAGTACGCTTACTAACAACGTTTATGCGCAAATCGGTCTGATTACGCTTATAGGTTTGGCAGCTAAGAACGCCATCCTAATTGTGGAATTTGCCAAGGAGCGCGTGGATAGGGGTATGGAACTTGAAAAGGCTACACTGGAGGCGGTACGGCTTCGTTTGCGGCCAATTATCATGACGTCGCTGGCGTTTATACTTGGTGTGTTACCGTTGCTGTTTGCATCAGGTGCTGGTGCCGAAGCACGTAAAACAATCGGCTTCACGGTATTTGGCGGTATGCTCACGGCTACATCGCTGGCAATATTCATCGTGCCGGTATTGTTTTACCTTATCACTAAGGTGGCTTACGGCAAAGAAAAGCTGGCGGAGTTGGAAAAAAACTATGACCCCGACGCTGAAGAAAATCATTAA
- a CDS encoding efflux RND transporter periplasmic adaptor subunit → MTMINKYNSFLAAVALLAVTACGDKSKKDAAAAAPPPTPVNVVAAEKAYATYYDNYQGVVTAINTVELRSQVSGFITGIFFKEGDVVTKGAPLYEIDRRKYVAAYEQAQANVSSAKANLVKAQKDVDRYNMLLKNDAVARQTVDQATAAYETSRSQVSVAQAALASAATDLSYATIRAPFTGRIGISQVKLGAQVSPGTTLLNTISAGNPIGVDVVVNEQDIDRFYKLQKASSDSTFRLTMANGDEYPYHGKVFAIDRGVSDQTGSIKVRIQFPNPKDDLKDGMSGVLKVLNTASGDKVQIPYKAVIEQMGEYFVFISQDTIAKQQKVTLGPRVQANVIVLDGVKPGDKIVTEGFQRLRDGGKITLGPPPAATGAGASGAGAPAGGGKPATQSK, encoded by the coding sequence ATGACCATGATAAACAAATACAATTCGTTTTTAGCCGCTGTTGCGTTGCTCGCTGTAACAGCCTGCGGTGATAAAAGTAAGAAAGATGCTGCCGCGGCTGCACCGCCCCCTACGCCTGTAAACGTTGTTGCTGCCGAAAAAGCATATGCAACCTATTATGATAACTACCAGGGTGTAGTAACAGCTATTAACACCGTAGAGCTTCGCAGCCAGGTAAGCGGCTTTATCACCGGCATATTCTTTAAAGAAGGTGATGTGGTTACAAAAGGAGCACCTTTGTACGAAATAGACAGGCGCAAGTATGTTGCTGCTTACGAACAGGCACAAGCCAACGTTTCCAGCGCAAAGGCTAACCTGGTAAAAGCACAAAAAGACGTAGACAGGTATAACATGCTGTTGAAAAATGATGCTGTTGCCCGCCAAACTGTTGACCAGGCCACCGCAGCTTATGAAACCAGCCGCAGCCAGGTGAGCGTAGCGCAGGCAGCACTTGCATCTGCAGCTACTGATCTTTCTTATGCTACCATCCGCGCGCCATTCACCGGCCGTATCGGCATCTCACAGGTAAAGCTAGGCGCACAGGTGTCACCGGGTACAACCTTGCTGAACACCATCTCTGCAGGCAACCCTATAGGTGTTGATGTTGTAGTAAACGAGCAGGACATCGATCGCTTTTACAAACTTCAAAAAGCAAGCAGCGATTCTACTTTTAGGTTAACGATGGCCAATGGAGATGAGTACCCTTATCATGGTAAGGTGTTCGCGATTGACCGTGGTGTAAGCGATCAGACCGGAAGTATTAAAGTACGTATACAGTTCCCCAATCCTAAAGATGATCTTAAGGACGGTATGAGCGGTGTGCTTAAGGTACTTAACACGGCATCTGGTGATAAAGTGCAGATACCTTACAAAGCTGTAATTGAGCAAATGGGCGAGTACTTTGTATTCATTTCTCAGGATACTATCGCCAAACAACAAAAGGTAACGTTAGGCCCGCGTGTACAGGCTAATGTTATTGTGCTTGACGGCGTTAAACCGGGCGATAAAATTGTAACTGAAGGTTTCCAGCGGTTAAGAGACGGTGGTAAGATAACACTTGGCCCTCCTCCGGCTGCAACAGGAGCAGGAGCTTCAGGCGCAGGTGCCCCGGCTGGCGGAGGTAAACCTGCAACTCAAAGCAAATAA
- a CDS encoding TolC family protein: MKKFCFLYLTNILFFLPIAVFAQSSSVDTGVAIVTLKQSVQYALRNQPVLKQAYIDEQINERDIRIGLSGWLPQVNSSNSVQHYFQRPNIIGGGVATGVGTGTGGTGTGGTGTGGTGTGGTGTGTSQQNLAIAKNVSTLGVSASQTIYNNDVLLASRASKYSRQYYKQNTESNKIDLVSDVSKAFYDVLLSQRQLDIIKEDIVRLRRSLKDAYSRYQAGVVDKTDYKQATIALNNALASQKQTQEAIKSKTAFLKQTMGFDPNRQIVLSYDSARLQNEAVADTTQMLNYGNRVEYRLLESTKSLQNLNVSYYRWGFLPSLSAVGAYSLAYFNDSFSGLYDKGYPTSYVGLSLNIPIFTGTKRLQNLSKARLQVKRTDLDLENTRNAINTEYVQALANYKSNYTNWQLLSQNVQLAQDVYKVVDLQYREGIKTYLDVIVAQADLRTAELNYYNALFQLLSAKIDLQRALGTLPLE, encoded by the coding sequence ATGAAAAAATTCTGCTTTCTATACCTTACTAATATACTATTTTTTTTACCAATTGCGGTATTTGCTCAAAGTTCCTCAGTTGATACGGGAGTAGCTATTGTAACATTAAAACAAAGTGTACAGTACGCGCTGCGCAACCAGCCTGTACTAAAGCAGGCATATATTGATGAGCAGATCAACGAGCGCGACATCCGTATAGGTTTGTCGGGATGGCTGCCGCAGGTGAACAGCAGCAATAGTGTTCAGCATTATTTTCAGCGTCCCAACATCATTGGTGGCGGTGTGGCAACAGGTGTTGGTACCGGCACTGGCGGTACTGGTACCGGTGGAACCGGCACAGGTGGTACAGGCACGGGAGGAACAGGCACCGGCACTTCACAGCAGAACCTGGCCATAGCTAAAAATGTATCTACACTTGGCGTATCGGCTAGTCAAACTATATATAATAATGATGTGTTGCTGGCGTCGCGTGCATCTAAATACTCAAGGCAGTACTACAAGCAAAATACCGAGAGCAACAAAATAGACCTGGTATCTGATGTAAGTAAGGCGTTTTACGATGTGTTGCTTTCTCAGCGCCAACTGGATATTATTAAGGAAGATATTGTACGGCTTCGCCGCAGTTTAAAGGATGCTTACTCGCGCTACCAGGCAGGTGTGGTTGATAAAACAGATTATAAACAGGCAACTATCGCCTTAAACAACGCCCTCGCATCACAAAAGCAAACTCAGGAAGCTATCAAAAGTAAAACTGCTTTCCTAAAACAAACGATGGGTTTCGACCCGAACAGACAGATAGTACTGTCGTATGATTCTGCACGACTCCAAAACGAAGCGGTGGCAGACACTACTCAGATGTTGAATTACGGCAACCGGGTTGAATACCGTTTGTTAGAAAGCACTAAAAGCCTGCAAAACCTTAATGTGTCTTATTACCGTTGGGGTTTCCTGCCTTCATTATCTGCTGTAGGCGCTTATAGCCTTGCTTACTTTAATGATAGCTTTAGTGGTTTGTACGATAAAGGATACCCAACATCTTACGTTGGCCTCTCATTAAACATTCCAATTTTTACCGGTACAAAAAGGTTACAAAACTTAAGCAAGGCCCGCTTGCAGGTTAAACGTACAGATCTTGACCTTGAAAATACCCGCAATGCCATTAACACTGAGTATGTACAGGCGCTTGCAAATTATAAAAGCAATTACACCAACTGGCAGCTGCTAAGCCAAAATGTGCAGCTTGCGCAGGATGTATATAAGGTAGTGGATTTGCAATATCGTGAGGGTATTAAAACTTACCTGGATGTTATTGTTGCTCAGGCCGACCTTCGCACCGCCGAACTTAATTACTACAACGCGTTATTCCAGCTGCTATCAGCAAAAATTGATCTTCAAAGAGCTTTAGGAACCTTGCCACTTGAATAG
- the spt gene encoding serine palmitoyltransferase: protein MVKKLHEKIAQFQDANMIRAQGLYPFFRPIESGQDTEVIINNQRVLMFGSNSYLGLTNHPKIKEATKKAIDKYGSGCAGSRFLNGTLDIHIELENRLANYVGKEAAVLFSTGFQVNLGVLSCITGRNDYLILDEYDHASIIDGSRLSFSKVIKYAHNDMADLERKLSILPEEAVKVIVVDGIFSMEGDIVKLPEIVELADKYGVNIMVDDAHSLGVIGKNGSGTASHFGLTNQVDLIMSTFSKSLASLGGFIAADYETIDYIKHRARSLMFSASMTPGSVASVIAALDIIESEPERIQKLWDNTNYAMKLLTDEGFDVGATESPIIPIYIRDNAKTFLVTNYLQKAGIFVNPVVSPAVPSDSSLLRFSLMATHTFEQIDEAVEKLIAVCKEVGVNTIKENI from the coding sequence ATGGTTAAAAAGTTACACGAGAAGATAGCCCAGTTCCAGGATGCGAATATGATCCGGGCACAGGGACTGTATCCTTTTTTCAGGCCTATAGAAAGCGGCCAGGATACAGAAGTTATTATAAATAACCAGCGTGTTTTAATGTTTGGTTCTAACTCCTATCTGGGATTAACCAACCACCCCAAAATCAAAGAAGCTACAAAAAAAGCCATTGATAAGTATGGATCTGGCTGTGCCGGATCAAGATTTTTGAACGGTACACTTGATATTCATATTGAGCTGGAAAACCGTTTGGCAAATTATGTTGGCAAAGAAGCTGCTGTGCTTTTCAGCACCGGCTTTCAGGTGAACCTGGGCGTATTATCATGCATTACCGGCCGTAACGATTACTTGATACTTGATGAATACGACCACGCCTCTATTATAGACGGCAGCCGTTTGTCTTTCTCTAAAGTGATCAAATACGCGCACAATGATATGGCAGATCTGGAGCGCAAGCTTAGCATCCTGCCGGAGGAAGCCGTGAAGGTTATTGTGGTGGACGGTATCTTCAGCATGGAAGGCGATATTGTTAAATTGCCCGAAATTGTTGAGCTAGCTGATAAATATGGTGTTAACATTATGGTTGACGACGCCCACAGTTTAGGCGTTATTGGTAAAAATGGCTCTGGCACTGCATCTCACTTCGGCCTAACCAACCAGGTAGATCTGATCATGAGCACCTTTAGCAAGTCTCTTGCCTCTCTTGGTGGTTTCATTGCTGCCGACTATGAAACTATAGATTACATTAAACACCGTGCGCGTTCTTTAATGTTTAGTGCGAGCATGACGCCTGGCTCAGTTGCCAGTGTTATTGCTGCTTTGGATATTATAGAATCTGAACCTGAACGTATACAGAAGCTTTGGGATAATACAAATTATGCCATGAAACTGCTTACCGACGAAGGTTTTGATGTAGGCGCTACTGAAAGCCCGATCATACCTATATATATACGCGACAATGCCAAGACTTTCCTGGTGACAAATTACTTGCAAAAGGCAGGTATCTTCGTTAACCCGGTTGTCTCTCCTGCTGTACCTTCCGACTCATCTTTACTGCGTTTTTCTTTAATGGCTACGCACACATTTGAGCAGATAGATGAAGCTGTAGAAAAGTTGATAGCGGTATGTAAAGAAGTTGGTGTAAACACCATTAAAGAAAATATATAA
- a CDS encoding inositol-3-phosphate synthase, producing the protein MKINIKPAEGKLGILIPGLGAVATTLIAGVEAVKKGISQPVGSLTQMGSIRLGKRTENRHPKIKDFVPLAKLEDIVFGGWDVYEDNVYEAAMNAKVLEPTLLNQVREGLESIKPMKAAFDKNYAKNLDGTHVKTGTRQELAEQVMEDIKNFKEQNGLDRVVLVWCGSTEVYFEGSEIHETLAAFEQALKDDDKRIAPSMIYAYAALKLGVPFSNGAPNLTVDIPAMIELSKLTQTPIAGKDFKTGQTLMKTVLAPGLAARALGVHGWFSTNILGNRDGLVLDDPDNFKTKEVSKLGVLEDILRPDENPELYGEIFHKIRINYYPPHGDNKESWDNIDIFGWLGYKMQIKINFLCRDSILAAPIALDLAIFSDMAKRAGMSGIQEWLSFYLKSPQTAPGLHAENDIFKQLIKLENTLRYLMGEDLITHLGLDYYDDMFAGQQQ; encoded by the coding sequence ATGAAGATCAACATTAAACCTGCCGAAGGTAAACTAGGTATTTTAATACCAGGTTTAGGAGCGGTAGCTACAACCCTGATTGCCGGCGTTGAAGCCGTTAAGAAAGGCATTTCTCAGCCTGTGGGTTCACTTACACAAATGGGAAGCATCCGTTTAGGAAAAAGGACTGAGAACCGTCACCCGAAGATCAAAGACTTTGTGCCTTTGGCTAAGTTAGAAGACATTGTTTTTGGTGGTTGGGACGTATATGAAGATAACGTGTACGAAGCGGCAATGAACGCAAAAGTACTTGAGCCAACATTATTGAACCAGGTACGTGAAGGCTTAGAATCTATTAAACCGATGAAAGCCGCGTTTGATAAGAACTATGCTAAAAACCTGGATGGCACCCACGTTAAAACCGGTACCCGCCAGGAACTTGCTGAGCAGGTGATGGAAGACATCAAGAACTTTAAAGAGCAGAACGGACTTGACCGTGTGGTATTAGTTTGGTGCGGTTCTACGGAAGTTTACTTTGAAGGTTCGGAAATACACGAAACCCTTGCTGCTTTCGAGCAGGCATTAAAGGACGATGACAAACGCATTGCTCCTAGTATGATCTACGCATATGCTGCTTTAAAGCTGGGTGTACCATTTTCTAATGGCGCTCCTAACCTTACGGTGGATATCCCTGCGATGATCGAGCTGTCTAAGTTAACACAAACTCCTATTGCAGGTAAAGACTTCAAGACCGGTCAAACTTTAATGAAGACCGTTTTGGCTCCGGGCCTTGCTGCACGCGCATTGGGCGTACACGGCTGGTTCTCTACCAATATTTTGGGTAACCGTGATGGTTTGGTGTTAGACGATCCGGATAACTTTAAAACTAAGGAAGTTTCGAAACTTGGCGTATTGGAAGATATCCTTCGCCCTGATGAGAACCCTGAGTTGTATGGTGAGATCTTCCACAAGATCCGTATCAACTACTACCCTCCTCATGGTGATAACAAAGAAAGCTGGGACAACATCGACATTTTTGGCTGGTTAGGCTACAAAATGCAGATAAAGATCAACTTCCTTTGCCGTGACTCTATCCTTGCAGCGCCTATTGCTTTGGATCTTGCTATTTTCAGCGATATGGCTAAACGTGCAGGCATGAGCGGTATACAGGAGTGGTTATCATTCTACCTGAAGTCGCCTCAAACTGCACCTGGTTTACACGCAGAAAACGACATCTTCAAACAGTTGATAAAACTGGAAAACACCCTGCGTTACCTGATGGGTGAAGACCTTATCACGCACCTTGGTCTTGATTACTACGATGACATGTTTGCAGGTCAGCAACAGTAA
- a CDS encoding arsenate reductase ArsC yields the protein MKNILVLCTGNSCRSQIADGYLRHFTKGKASIYSAGIETHGVNPRAIEIMKRDGVDISDYTSNNVNEYLNIPFDFVITVCDKAKESCPYFPSNAVRLHYNFPDPAKATGTEEEIMEQFRIVREMIRNYIQNFVNENLKDS from the coding sequence ATGAAGAATATACTAGTATTATGTACAGGTAATAGTTGCCGTAGCCAAATAGCCGATGGCTACCTGCGCCATTTTACAAAAGGAAAAGCAAGTATCTATAGCGCAGGCATCGAAACACATGGTGTTAATCCTAGAGCAATAGAAATTATGAAGCGAGACGGCGTAGATATTAGCGATTATACGTCAAACAATGTGAATGAGTATTTAAACATCCCGTTCGACTTTGTAATCACTGTTTGCGATAAAGCTAAAGAAAGCTGCCCTTACTTCCCGTCGAATGCTGTCAGGTTGCATTACAATTTTCCGGACCCGGCAAAAGCGACGGGAACTGAAGAGGAGATTATGGAACAATTCAGAATAGTAAGGGAGATGATCAGAAATTATATTCAAAACTTTGTGAACGAAAACCTGAAAGATAGCTGA
- a CDS encoding arsenite methyltransferase yields the protein METDQELKEIVRQKYSEIALQDKETNQSSCCGAGGCSTEVYNIMTDDYTQVAGYNAEADLGLGCGLPTQFALIKKGDVVIDLGSGAGNDCFVARAEAGETGKIIGIDFTPAMIDKARANAEKLGFNNVEFRQGDIEKMPVTSNIADVVVSNCVLNLVPNKDGVFKEIYRVLKPGGHFSISDVVLVGDLPEALRRDAEMYAGCVSGAIQKNTYLDLIVANGFTGMTVQKEKPIIIPDDILTKYLNEQELSAFKGGSTGIFSVTVFAQKPTESQACCAPGCCS from the coding sequence ATGGAAACAGATCAGGAATTAAAAGAAATTGTAAGGCAGAAGTATAGCGAAATTGCTTTACAGGACAAGGAAACCAATCAATCGTCTTGTTGTGGTGCCGGAGGATGTTCCACGGAAGTATACAACATTATGACGGACGACTACACGCAGGTAGCTGGCTACAATGCTGAAGCAGACTTGGGGCTTGGGTGTGGATTGCCCACACAATTTGCATTGATAAAGAAGGGGGATGTGGTTATCGACCTTGGGAGCGGCGCTGGTAACGATTGTTTTGTGGCCCGAGCGGAAGCAGGGGAAACAGGCAAGATAATTGGAATAGATTTTACTCCCGCTATGATTGATAAAGCACGTGCCAATGCAGAAAAGCTGGGCTTTAATAATGTTGAGTTCAGGCAGGGTGACATTGAGAAAATGCCCGTAACCTCTAACATTGCCGATGTTGTTGTAAGCAATTGTGTGCTTAACCTGGTTCCAAATAAAGACGGCGTTTTCAAGGAGATTTATCGTGTGCTGAAACCAGGAGGACATTTTAGTATATCTGATGTGGTTTTGGTAGGAGATCTGCCCGAAGCATTAAGGCGCGACGCTGAGATGTATGCAGGTTGTGTGTCTGGTGCTATCCAGAAAAATACCTATCTCGATTTGATTGTTGCTAACGGTTTCACAGGTATGACGGTACAGAAAGAAAAACCGATCATTATCCCGGATGATATCTTAACTAAATATCTGAATGAACAGGAACTGTCTGCATTCAAAGGAGGAAGTACAGGTATTTTCAGTGTGACAGTGTTTGCTCAAAAGCCAACAGAATCCCAAGCCTGCTGTGCACCCGGTTGTTGCAGTTAA
- a CDS encoding ArsR/SmtB family transcription factor, whose translation MGVTKTEMYTNEQNQLAVQLKAIAHPARIAILQELIKANACICGDLVTELGLAQATISQHLKELKNAGLIQGTIEGVSVCYCIEPKAWKNLQEKFNVLFSSYQESGTCC comes from the coding sequence ATGGGAGTGACTAAAACCGAGATGTATACTAATGAGCAGAACCAATTGGCTGTTCAGTTAAAAGCTATTGCCCACCCGGCACGTATTGCCATTCTGCAAGAACTAATTAAAGCTAATGCCTGCATATGCGGCGACCTGGTCACTGAATTGGGTTTAGCACAGGCAACTATTTCACAGCACTTAAAAGAGCTAAAAAACGCCGGCCTTATACAAGGGACTATTGAAGGTGTAAGTGTTTGTTATTGCATCGAACCAAAAGCATGGAAGAACCTTCAGGAGAAATTTAATGTGCTGTTTTCTTCTTATCAGGAAAGCGGCACTTGTTGTTAA